Part of the Oligoflexus sp. genome, TGCGTTCCTGGTCACGCTGCAGGTAGGAAAACTCGGAGAATCCTGCGTCGAAGAAGAGCCCGCCCTGGATCCAATGGAAGTTCGCCACCTGAATCAGAACATAAACGGTATCAACGGATGGATCCGTCGGCAGCCTTGCATAGCGGGCGTCCTGCTGCGGTATACTGGTTTCTTCGCTGGTGCCGACCACACCGTTTTCCATGGTCAGGATAATGCGGCTGGGATTTTTCGCATCCAGGATCCAGAGTCTATAGCTGCTGGATGCGAAGGGCATATAGAATGCGAGGTCGGGTATCTTCGTCAGCCCCTGCGCTTCGATCAGATAGGTCGCATAACCCAGGCCACCCACCTCCCGGCCGCTGGCAGGATCTTTGAAATCATTCCAACCGCCGGGGACTTTCAGATAGACCGGAGGCTCGTTCAAGGCCTGAGCCACCTGATCCGGCGTGATCAGCCGCTTCCAGAAAAAACGCCATTCGCCTTTCAGAAGCAATTCCGCTCGTCCGCTGCGCTCGGTGTACTGAGCCACGCCTGGAACAGCAGCCCCAGCTTCCGGCAGCAGCTGCAGCAGGAAAAGAAGTCCCAAGAATACACAATTGAGAAGGGAACCCAAGCGCTTCAAGTCGCAACCTCCAGGCTTACGCTTAGTTTAGCAGATGCACCTGGAAAAGTTCGACCTAGGCAAAACACACCGTAGACAATTATTCCTATTCAATCCCCGGATAGCAAACGCCGCAGGTCATGAGGCAATTGCCGTCTGGGACCATCCAGGATTCGCCGCACTTGTTCCAACTCTTCTGCTGCGCACAGGAAAAATCTTTGTTCGGTGAGCGATCGGAGCATGATACGGGTTCATGGTGCTTCAGGGTTCTCATAAGGGTCGCGTGCTCTTTTAAAATGCCCAGGGTGCTGTGATCGCTATCATAGACACCGTACCAGCCCTGATGTTCATGCGGTGGATCACCGAGCCAGGGATCGCCTGCGCGCCACAGCTCCCCTGGTGCGCGCGGCCGACCTTCACCCGACCAGGCCCAGAAATAGGCGGCATTCAAGGGGACGCCGCTGCGTGCGGCCCGCAGAACTTCATCGAGTATCATACGATAGTATTGATCCCGCCAGCTGACAGGACTGTCCGCGGCATAGCTGCGTTGATCGCGCGCCAGGCCGAATTCTTCGAGAACCATCGGTTTTTTAAGGGCCTGGGCTTTGGCGATATGCGTGCGGATGTAGTGAAGCGTTTTATCCCAGGCTAAAGAGAAAGTCGTCTCGGGCTGCAGAGGATCATACCAGCCAAAGTTTTCAGGCCAGATGTGTATGGTTCCGTAATCAATGTTGCGGAAGTCGTGGTCGATATAGTAATCGCTGTTCGAATACTGAGGATGGGGCGTGTCGCCTTCAGCCCCAACGGTGATCAGTTGTTTGGGGGCCAGTTTTCGGATCAGGGTGGAGCTGGTATCGATCCATTGGTAGAAGGCCGCTGCTTGATTCATGGCGCGCGGCTCACTGCAGAGTTCCCAGGCCATGATCGTGGGATCATCGGCATAAGCAAGGCCGGTTAGCGTATTGGTGCGGCTTACCAGGGTGCGGACATGGTCTTCATAGAGCTTGCGCGCCGGGGCATAGGCATAGAAATTGGCCACGAATTTTTGATAGGAATCAAAGTCACCGTCGAGGGGTGGCGGGTAGGGGATGCGATCAGCGAAACCGCTCCAGACGAGATACTGGCCAAGGCCTCCTGACCATTCCCAGAAATTGCCGAGGGCCAGCACCGCCTTCATCTCGCGTTTTTGCAGTTCCACGAGCAGGAGATCCAGACCTTTCAGGAGGGCTTCATTATAGACGCCGGCCGCGTTTTGCAAAGAGGGGCGTATGCGAATGGGTTCTCCGTCCGGTCCTTCGCTGCCGGCGAGAATTCGCAGATTGGTGACGCCTATTTCTTTCAGCCGGTCGAGTTCACGGCGCAGGCGGGCCTGGGCTTTGGCGTCGCTGGCATCCCCGAGATTCATGCCGTACCAAAAATTGGCTCCTAAAAAGTGATAGGGCTGGCCCTGAAGATAAAACTGCGTGCCGCGGACTTCAACGAAATCGCCTGGCATGGGGCCCGCCCACGCCAGGGATTCGAGGATCAGGGTGCAGAGTAGAATCCATAGTTTCATGCTGACGCCTCCTGTGGGTTTCTGCGGGAATGTAGCAGAAGGAGGGGGCCAGCGCTTTACAAACCTTTTTTGACTTCTTCCAAAGCGCCAACTGTGAGCGAAAGGAGACTGTTATTCATAAAGGGCTTGTAGGCTTCGGCGTGGGCCATGGCTTCCCTTTGGCTGATATTATAGATCCGCCAGCACGAAGACGGATGGCTGGCCGCACCACGTGGAGGCAACTGGCCCTTTGCTTGCAGCGCGCTGCATTCTCCATCGCTGCGGCTCTGGGCCATCAGAACATTATGAATGGATGTGAAGCGATCCGGTCGAAAGCCTGCCCGCAAATAAAACTCATAACCAACCTCATCCGCCTCCTGCTCCTTCCAGTTGCTTGCCGCACCAGGACCGTCCTGAATCAAATCCTCGCGCGGGATGTCCCTGAGAGCCTGATTCAACTCGCTCATACGGCTGCGAACAGCCATGAGTTCAAGGTCGCTGCGATCCAAAATAGGTATGATATCGTTCCAGGTTGCGTTTTTCTCCATGACCGCGCGATCATCATCATCGTATTTCAGATGATCCCGAAGGCTTGTAACATCATCCAAAAGCCCGGCTTTTTCCTGCAGGGTGGGACCGACTTTAGTGAGCAGGCTCCGCATGTCCGCGACGATAGACTTGAGCCAGACAGCCCCTTTCAAAGCCGCGATCGCATCCAGAAGCGTCGGGTCCTTTTTCAAAGCCGCGATCAGATCAGGATAGAATGCAGCCTTGCCTTCTCGATATTCATCCTGTTTTTTTGCGAGCTCGGCTTTCAGTTCGGTGACCTTGCTGCCGGCCACCACCTTTTCATGCTCCAGGTCATAGCGGTGATCCATGGTGATATGCGCCAGCTCATGGGCCAGCACCGCGGCTATATCCGCGTCATGGTCCACGGCCATGATAAGGCCCTTGGTCAGATGGATTTCACCATTTTCAATATAGGCGAGGCCGTTGATCTCATCGTCCTGATCGAGGCGCAGGCAGAAGTTCGCAGGAGCCAAGGGGCCCTGAAAAGTTCCACTGTTGGACGTGACCAGTTTTTGAAAGAGGGTTTGCATATAGAGGATGGCGGGAGCGTTTGCATCTCCCTTTTCGCAGGCCTTCAAGGCCGCCCGAGGGCGCGTGGTTTGACCGAAGGTGTGGTCGAGCGAACTGGACTGGGACGCGGGTTGACAGGCGATCTGAAGCTGAAGACTCGATAAGCATAGGAAAAGGCGCGTGGTTCTTCTCATAAGTGGGCCGCTCCAGCAGAAGTTGGGCGCGTTATCGGCACTTTTTGAGAAAGCTTGAGGGCCAGGAACGGAAAAAAGTCCGTCCTGGCCCGGTTTTTTTAAGAAAGACTGGTTCCGCTTACGAGCAGCGTCTCCAGGTCAGACCGAAGACCTGCGTGATCTGGCCGTCGATGGAATCGTTGGTGATGAAACCGCGAGCTTCAGGATAATAAGCGCTGTTGGTGTTGGCGACGCGGATTTTTGTGTTCAGGTTCAGCGCACGGCTGACACCGCAGGGCGACCAGACGGTGGTGGCCAGGCCCACGCTATCGGAATACACGTAATCGCTTTCATAGGGACCGCTCATGGTCGAAGCGAAGCGGCTGGTGCGGCCTTGGCCTTCGAAGGAGTAATCCACCGAGTGCTCGGCCTTCACGCCTTCGTCGAGCTGCATGAAGCCGCGGTAGTAGAAGTTCGCGACCGAATACTGCCAGCCGGCCGGGATGTTGAGGGTGACAGTCGCTATACAGTTTTTGCGGCCTTGAGTCAGGCTGATTCCAGGGCCGGATTCCGCGATGAATTCGGAGAACGTGAGGGTGAACGCCTGCTTGTCTTCCGACACGTTTTGCGCGACGGTGCCCAGCGGGCAGCCTGTGCCGTTATATTGAATTTTTTGAATGGTGATGGGCTCGGAAGGGGCCAGGACGGGAATGGTATCGACAGGGTTCACGGGCAGTCTTTCTTCAGCGAAAGCAGCAGAAGCCGTGAGAAGAGACAACGCAAGAGCAAGACGACTCGTTCCAACGATCATGAAGAACCTCTCTTTCGAAAGTTTGATGTGGAGAAATTTCCTGTCTCCATATTCCAACGCTTGAGTTTTTTTTCAAGGTAATTGCTTCTGATGATGGGGTTTGTGTTCTGTCGTCAAAGGAACAGAGGACAAGGCTTTGACCGTAAGATTTACTAAGATGCCGCCATCCCCTCCATCGTGTTAAGATCCCGCGCAGTGAACAGGAAAAATTTTCCAAAAAGGGGAACGCATGAGTTATCAACTGGAACAGTATCGGCAGTATTATCGGGACAAGGTCATTCCACACGTCTACTCAGGGCCGCTGCATTTAACCTTCACGATGACGAGTCTTTCCGTCACTGCCGTTCTTTTATTCAGCCGCGTGC contains:
- a CDS encoding M48 family metalloprotease, yielding MRRTTRLFLCLSSLQLQIACQPASQSSSLDHTFGQTTRPRAALKACEKGDANAPAILYMQTLFQKLVTSNSGTFQGPLAPANFCLRLDQDDEINGLAYIENGEIHLTKGLIMAVDHDADIAAVLAHELAHITMDHRYDLEHEKVVAGSKVTELKAELAKKQDEYREGKAAFYPDLIAALKKDPTLLDAIAALKGAVWLKSIVADMRSLLTKVGPTLQEKAGLLDDVTSLRDHLKYDDDDRAVMEKNATWNDIIPILDRSDLELMAVRSRMSELNQALRDIPREDLIQDGPGAASNWKEQEADEVGYEFYLRAGFRPDRFTSIHNVLMAQSRSDGECSALQAKGQLPPRGAASHPSSCWRIYNISQREAMAHAEAYKPFMNNSLLSLTVGALEEVKKGL
- a CDS encoding DUF4360 domain-containing protein → MIVGTSRLALALSLLTASAAFAEERLPVNPVDTIPVLAPSEPITIQKIQYNGTGCPLGTVAQNVSEDKQAFTLTFSEFIAESGPGISLTQGRKNCIATVTLNIPAGWQYSVANFYYRGFMQLDEGVKAEHSVDYSFEGQGRTSRFASTMSGPYESDYVYSDSVGLATTVWSPCGVSRALNLNTKIRVANTNSAYYPEARGFITNDSIDGQITQVFGLTWRRCS